In a genomic window of Thermosynechococcus sp. CL-1:
- a CDS encoding helix-turn-helix domain-containing protein, with the protein MVSPLSRKQLSRLLRQKRGIRSQRAFAAELGISYTCLQKWENMASFPNTENLLKLCRVFGFEDLESFIAYLNQTDVTNREEEQLVTEILAKLRHLPPATAVRVLETALGLLKAAANNEGDI; encoded by the coding sequence ATGGTTAGTCCACTCTCTCGAAAACAACTCTCTAGGCTGCTACGCCAAAAACGGGGGATACGCAGTCAACGTGCCTTTGCCGCCGAGCTGGGAATCTCCTATACCTGCTTGCAAAAATGGGAAAATATGGCCTCATTTCCAAATACTGAAAATCTATTAAAGTTGTGTCGTGTTTTTGGCTTTGAGGATTTAGAAAGTTTTATCGCCTACCTCAACCAAACGGATGTCACCAACCGCGAAGAAGAACAACTGGTGACTGAGATTCTTGCCAAATTGCGTCACTTGCCTCCGGCGACAGCAGTTCGGGTGCTAGAAACAGCGCTAGGGTTGTTAAAGGCTGCCGCTAACAATGAAGGGGACATTTGA
- a CDS encoding helix-turn-helix domain-containing protein: MHPEDIKAELRKRGWNGAKIGQKLGVSRHCVSAVIRGRSRSAMIEKEIATILEKPLYVVFPDYYSCQSPSD, from the coding sequence ATGCATCCTGAGGACATTAAGGCAGAATTGCGAAAACGGGGCTGGAATGGCGCCAAAATTGGCCAAAAGCTAGGGGTTTCCCGTCACTGTGTATCGGCAGTGATTCGTGGCCGCTCCCGCTCGGCAATGATTGAGAAGGAAATAGCAACGATTCTTGAAAAGCCTCTTTACGTTGTTTTCCCTGATTACTATAGTTGTCAATCCCCCTCGGATTAA
- the ispG gene encoding (E)-4-hydroxy-3-methylbut-2-enyl-diphosphate synthase, translated as MQTLPSPVQATPTETAIVRRKTRPVPVGSVIIGGGHPVAVQSMINEDTLDIEGSVAAIRRLHEIGCEIVRVTVPSLAHAKAMEEIRDRLYKTYKPVPLVADVHHNGMKIALEVAKYVDNVRINPGLYVFEKPKPDRTEYTQAEFEEIGAKIRETLEPLVISLRDQGKSMRIGVNHGSLAERMLFTYGDTPEGMVESALEFIRICESLNFYNLEISLKASRVPVMIAANRLMVKRMDELGMDYPLHLGVTEAGDGEYGRIKSTAGIATLLAEGIGDTIRVSLTEAPEKEIPVCYGILQALGLRRTMVEYVACPSCGRTLFNLEEVLHKVREATKHLTGLNIAVMGCIVNGPGEMADADYGYVGKQPGYISLYRGREEVKKVPESEGVAALVELIKADGRWVDP; from the coding sequence ATGCAAACGCTGCCGAGTCCTGTTCAAGCTACTCCGACAGAAACCGCCATTGTCCGTCGCAAAACCCGTCCTGTGCCCGTTGGCTCTGTCATCATTGGGGGCGGTCATCCTGTGGCGGTGCAATCGATGATCAATGAAGACACGCTAGATATTGAAGGCTCAGTAGCCGCCATTCGTCGTCTCCATGAAATTGGCTGTGAAATTGTGCGGGTGACAGTGCCTAGCCTTGCCCATGCTAAAGCCATGGAAGAGATTCGCGATCGCCTCTACAAAACCTACAAACCTGTGCCCTTGGTTGCCGATGTCCACCACAACGGCATGAAAATTGCCCTCGAAGTCGCCAAGTATGTGGACAATGTACGCATCAATCCGGGGCTATACGTCTTTGAGAAACCCAAGCCCGATCGCACTGAATACACCCAAGCCGAGTTTGAGGAAATTGGTGCCAAAATTCGCGAAACCCTTGAGCCACTGGTGATCTCGCTGCGGGATCAGGGCAAATCCATGCGCATTGGCGTCAATCACGGTTCTCTTGCTGAGCGGATGCTCTTTACGTATGGGGACACCCCAGAAGGCATGGTGGAATCGGCTCTAGAATTTATCCGCATCTGCGAGTCTTTGAATTTCTACAATCTTGAAATTTCCCTCAAGGCCTCACGGGTACCCGTGATGATTGCCGCCAACCGCCTTATGGTCAAGCGCATGGACGAACTGGGCATGGACTACCCCCTCCACTTGGGAGTCACTGAAGCCGGCGATGGCGAGTATGGCCGCATCAAATCCACTGCTGGCATTGCCACCCTCCTTGCCGAAGGTATTGGCGATACGATTCGTGTCTCCCTCACCGAAGCCCCCGAAAAAGAAATTCCTGTCTGCTACGGCATTTTACAAGCCTTGGGTCTGCGGCGAACCATGGTGGAGTATGTGGCCTGTCCCTCCTGTGGGCGCACGCTCTTTAACCTTGAGGAAGTGCTGCACAAAGTCCGCGAAGCCACCAAACACTTGACGGGTCTCAACATTGCCGTTATGGGCTGCATTGTCAATGGACCGGGAGAAATGGCCGACGCCGACTATGGCTATGTGGGCAAACAACCCGGCTACATCTCCCTTTATCGCGGTCGTGAGGAAGTGAAAAAGGTGCCGGAATCTGAAGGGGTGGCTGCCCTTGTGGAATTAATCAAAGCCGATGGCCGCTGGGTTGATCCCTAA
- a CDS encoding histidine triad nucleotide-binding protein, producing MTTETIFSRIIRREIPADIVHEDELCLAFRDINPQAPVHILVIPKKPIPQLSLAEPEDHRVLGHLLLTAKRIAEAEGLTNGYRIVINNGPDGGQTVYHLHLHLLGGRAMQWPPG from the coding sequence ATGACCACGGAAACCATTTTTAGCCGCATCATTCGCCGCGAGATTCCAGCGGATATTGTTCACGAGGATGAGCTGTGTCTGGCCTTTCGTGACATCAACCCCCAAGCCCCCGTGCATATTCTGGTCATCCCCAAAAAGCCGATTCCCCAACTCAGCTTGGCAGAACCGGAAGATCACCGTGTGCTGGGGCACCTGCTGCTGACGGCGAAACGCATTGCTGAGGCAGAGGGTTTAACCAATGGCTATCGGATTGTCATTAACAATGGCCCCGATGGCGGTCAAACCGTCTATCATCTGCACCTGCACCTGTTGGGCGGGCGAGCCATGCAGTGGCCACCGGGTTGA